The following proteins are co-located in the Verrucomicrobiia bacterium genome:
- a CDS encoding tetratricopeptide repeat protein, protein MKRLLPTVGAALLAIALVVQADPQDELYATYYGMLQDAEALLVKGEESAALIRYRDVQEGLQKLRSAYPNYNATVIQYRLEYVNQKIAPLAAKYPNVKPTPKPAVSTPAMKSGPAKENVPAPVPQPSFSDSEITRLHDQLISLQTEKIMLQKQLKDALAAKPAALDPKELAKVEGTLLEVQKERDVLKASLQQEQVKSAKMVDAKEISETKSQLADANKELASQKRAMAKLTDENASLEKKIGSMRESKELPQLKEEVSTLKKQLSDANKLAGNAAKLESSNKALESQLATAKAEAESLKSANKKMGDVAKLETENRALALEATQLKAQTETLAAQLKDEQKRAANMAKMSNADEGLKKELSETQKRLAEQQKAVEQAQTEASRARSAAQSEMRDAEKLRKENAKLEALLTDPKMGASATAAPVANTKEVAKLENKVRDLEKERDSLEKKLKEASSRSNRRDTDKAADELANLKAQLEVLKATKVPYTKEELALFKAPMVSTGTLVAAVDSKPSATVSSTVAAPDQLSAEARKLMAEGERAAAEKRYDVAAEKYQEVLKSNGSHVFALGQLAAVQMEQNKLSDAEKNLDKALSLKKDDAYALKLKGIIAFRQDKYDAALESLSRSAQLDPNNAETQSFLGMTLSQKGQRGAAEAALRKAIQLEPGNANAHHNLAVVYATQTPPMTELARWHYQKARGYGHPANEKLEALMGK, encoded by the coding sequence ATGAAACGACTTCTCCCGACAGTTGGCGCTGCTTTATTGGCTATTGCCCTCGTGGTACAAGCCGATCCGCAAGATGAGCTTTACGCGACTTATTACGGCATGTTGCAGGACGCCGAAGCGTTGTTGGTGAAGGGTGAGGAGTCGGCGGCGTTGATCCGGTATCGCGATGTGCAGGAGGGGTTGCAGAAGCTGCGTTCCGCATATCCGAACTACAACGCCACGGTGATCCAATACCGGCTGGAGTATGTGAACCAGAAGATCGCGCCGTTGGCGGCGAAGTATCCGAACGTGAAGCCGACGCCTAAACCGGCTGTCTCTACGCCAGCGATGAAGAGCGGGCCGGCCAAGGAGAATGTGCCAGCGCCAGTGCCGCAGCCGAGTTTCTCGGACTCCGAGATCACTCGCTTGCACGATCAGTTGATCAGTCTGCAGACGGAGAAGATCATGCTGCAGAAGCAGCTCAAGGATGCGCTGGCGGCGAAACCCGCCGCATTGGACCCGAAGGAACTGGCCAAGGTGGAAGGAACATTGCTGGAAGTGCAGAAGGAGCGCGATGTGTTGAAGGCGAGCTTGCAGCAAGAGCAGGTGAAATCTGCCAAGATGGTGGATGCGAAGGAGATTTCAGAAACGAAATCACAATTGGCCGACGCCAACAAGGAATTGGCCAGCCAGAAGAGGGCGATGGCGAAGCTGACGGATGAGAACGCGAGCCTGGAGAAGAAAATCGGCTCGATGCGCGAGAGCAAGGAGCTGCCGCAGTTGAAGGAAGAAGTTTCGACGTTGAAGAAGCAGCTTTCCGATGCGAACAAGCTGGCGGGGAATGCGGCGAAATTAGAATCGTCGAACAAGGCTTTGGAAAGTCAGCTCGCGACAGCGAAGGCCGAAGCGGAATCCTTGAAGTCCGCCAATAAGAAGATGGGTGATGTGGCGAAGCTGGAGACGGAGAACCGGGCGCTGGCATTGGAGGCGACACAGTTGAAGGCGCAGACCGAAACTCTGGCTGCGCAGCTCAAGGATGAACAGAAGCGCGCGGCGAACATGGCGAAGATGTCCAATGCGGATGAGGGCTTGAAGAAGGAGCTTTCGGAGACGCAGAAGCGTTTGGCAGAGCAGCAGAAGGCGGTGGAGCAGGCGCAGACGGAAGCGAGCAGGGCGCGGTCGGCGGCGCAAAGCGAGATGCGTGATGCGGAGAAGCTGCGCAAGGAGAATGCGAAGCTGGAAGCGCTCCTGACGGATCCGAAGATGGGAGCGTCTGCGACGGCGGCACCGGTCGCGAACACGAAGGAAGTGGCGAAGCTGGAGAACAAGGTGCGCGATCTGGAAAAAGAACGCGACAGCCTGGAGAAGAAATTGAAGGAGGCAAGCAGCCGTTCGAATCGCCGTGACACGGACAAGGCGGCGGATGAGCTGGCGAACTTGAAGGCGCAACTCGAAGTGTTGAAGGCGACGAAGGTTCCTTACACGAAGGAAGAGCTGGCGCTCTTCAAGGCCCCGATGGTCTCTACGGGGACGTTGGTGGCGGCGGTGGACAGCAAGCCGTCGGCGACGGTCTCGAGCACGGTGGCAGCACCGGATCAATTGTCCGCGGAAGCGCGCAAGTTGATGGCGGAAGGCGAGCGCGCAGCGGCGGAGAAACGTTATGACGTGGCAGCAGAAAAGTATCAGGAGGTGCTGAAGTCGAACGGCAGCCATGTGTTCGCGCTCGGTCAGCTCGCAGCGGTGCAGATGGAGCAGAACAAACTGTCGGACGCGGAGAAGAATCTGGACAAGGCGCTGAGCCTGAAGAAGGACGACGCGTATGCGTTGAAGCTGAAGGGCATCATCGCATTCCGCCAGGACAAGTATGATGCGGCGTTGGAGAGCCTGAGCCGTTCGGCGCAGCTTGATCCGAACAATGCGGAAACGCAGAGCTTCCTGGGTATGACGCTGAGCCAAAAAGGTCAGCGCGGTGCGGCGGAAGCGGCCTTGCGCAAGGCGATCCAGCTGGAGCCGGGCAATGCGAATGCGCATCACAATCTCGCGGTGGTCTATGCGACGCAGACTCCGCCGATGACGGAACTGGCGCGCTGGCATTACCAGAAGGCGCGCGGTTACGGTCATCCGGCGAATGAGAAGCTGGAAGCGCTGATGGGCAAGTAA
- a CDS encoding CoA-binding protein, with translation MKTVAILGASSDRKKFGNKAVRAFVLKSHRVYPVNPKESTVEGLATFPSILDLPVRPQMVTVYLPPPVVLKVLPDIAKKGCDELWLNPGTESDEVLAEAERLGLNVIQACSIVAIGVSPSTL, from the coding sequence ATGAAAACCGTAGCCATCCTCGGTGCCTCCAGCGACCGCAAAAAATTCGGCAACAAAGCCGTGCGCGCCTTCGTGCTCAAGAGCCACCGCGTTTACCCCGTGAACCCCAAGGAGAGCACCGTTGAAGGCTTGGCCACCTTCCCCAGCATCCTCGATCTCCCCGTGCGCCCCCAGATGGTCACCGTCTATCTGCCCCCACCCGTCGTCCTGAAAGTCCTGCCCGACATCGCGAAAAAAGGCTGCGATGAACTCTGGCTCAACCCTGGCACCGAATCCGATGAAGTCCTCGCCGAAGCCGAACGCCTCGGCCTGAACGTCATCCAAGCCTGCAGCATCGTTGCCATCGGCGTTTCTCCTTCGACCCTCTGA
- a CDS encoding secondary thiamine-phosphate synthase enzyme YjbQ yields the protein MLRQEVHEVTIPTKGRGFYDFTAEVDRLVAGAKIKTGLATLHVQHTSASLLIQENADPEVRRDLERFFTRICPDGDALFRHTCEGLDDMPAHVRTALTAVNLSVPIKGGSMVLGTWQGIYLWEHRTHAHRRRIIVHLLGE from the coding sequence ATGTTACGCCAGGAAGTTCATGAAGTGACGATTCCTACGAAGGGACGTGGCTTCTATGACTTCACGGCGGAGGTGGATCGGTTGGTGGCCGGGGCGAAAATAAAGACGGGCCTCGCCACCTTGCACGTGCAGCACACGTCGGCTTCCCTGTTGATACAGGAGAATGCGGATCCGGAGGTGCGGAGGGATTTGGAAAGGTTCTTCACGCGTATCTGCCCGGATGGCGATGCGCTGTTTCGTCATACATGCGAAGGGCTGGATGATATGCCGGCGCATGTGCGGACGGCGCTCACGGCGGTGAACCTGAGCGTGCCGATCAAGGGTGGCTCAATGGTGCTTGGGACGTGGCAAGGGATTTACTTGTGGGAACACCGGACGCATGCGCATCGGAGGAGGATCATCGTCCACTTGCTCGGCGAGTAG